In the genome of Eschrichtius robustus isolate mEscRob2 chromosome 12, mEscRob2.pri, whole genome shotgun sequence, one region contains:
- the LOC137773123 gene encoding antibacterial peptide PMAP-37-like — protein sequence METQRASLALGRWPLWLLLLGLVVPSASAQALSYREAVLRAVNRLNERSSEANLYRLLELDPLPKADEDPDTPKPVSFTVKETVCPRTSQQPPEQCDFKENGLVKQCVGTVTLDQSKDQFDINCNEIQSVGLFGWLRRLLWRGRRR from the exons ATGGAGACTCAGAGGGCCAGCCTTGCCCTGGGGCGGTGGCCACTGTGGCTACTGCTGCTGGGACTAGTGGTGCCCTCGGCCAGCGCCCAGGCCCTCAGCTACAGGGAAGCTGTGCTCCGTGCTGTGAATCGCCTCAACGAGCGGTCCTCAGAAGCTAATCTCTACCGCCTCCTGGAGCTGGACCCACTTCCCAAAGCC GACGAGGACCCGGACACCCCGAAGCCTGTAAGCTTCACGGTGAAGGAGACCGTGTGCCCCAGGACATCGCAGCAGCCCCCGGAGCAGTGTGACTTCAAGGAGAAtggg CTGGTGAAACAGTGTGTGGGGACAGTCACCCTGGACCAGTCCAAGGACCAATTTGACATAAACTGTAATGAG ATTCAGAGTGTGGGGCTATTTGGCTGGCTGCGTCGCTTGCTCTGGAGAGGCAGGAGAAGATAG
- the LOC137774020 gene encoding protegrin-2-like, whose product METQRASLALGRWPLWLLLLGLVVPLVSAQALSYREAVLRAVDRLNERSSEANLYRLLELDPLPKADGDPDTPKPVSFTVKETVCPSTTQQPPEQCDFKENGLVKQCVGTVTLDQSKDQFDINCNELQSVRSIRFWPPRQGLRAAGSIKTQTLTPLPQGSGGNGHSSAWREPLDNGVEGGQWSGESLEPEKVESGGCGYA is encoded by the exons ATGGAGACTCAGAGGGCCAGCCTCGCCCTGGGGCGGTGGCCACTGTGGCTACTGCTGCTGGGACTAGTGGTACCCTTGGTCAGCGCCCAGGCCCTCAGCTACAGGGAAGCTGTGCTCCGTGCTGTGGATCGCCTCAACGAGCGGTCCTCAGAAGCTAATCTCTACCGCCTCCTGGAGCTGGACCCGCTTCCCAAGGCC GATGGCGACCCGGACACCCCGAAGCCTGTAAGCTTCACGGTGAAGGAGACCGTGTGCCCCAGCACGACCCAGCAGCCCCCGGAGCAGTGTGACTTCAAGGAGAAtggg CTGGTGAAACAGTGTGTGGGGACAGTCACCCTGGACCAGTCCAAGGACCAATTTGACATAAACTGTAATGAG CTTCAGAGTGTCAGGAGCATTCGTTTCTGGCCTCCAC ggcaggggctgagggCAGCAGGGAGCATCAAGACCCAGACCCTGACGCCCCTGCCTCAAGGCAGCGGGGGAAATGGCCACAGCAGTGCTTGGCGTGAGCCCCTAGACAATGGTGTGGAGGGTGGACAGTGGTCTGGGGAGAGCCTGGAACCAGAGAAGGTGGAGTCCGGAGGCTGTGGCTACGCTTGA